A window of Lysobacterales bacterium genomic DNA:
GGCGCCGCTGGAGGGCATGGCCCAGCTCTCGCTGGATCTGGACCTGCTTTCGAACCTGTTGGCCGGGCTGCCGATCGAGGACGCGCAGCAGCGCACCCAGGTGGTCGAGACGATCTCCGAGCTGTACGCGCGGCTGAACCAGGCCCGTGCCCGCGCTGAGCAGCAGCGCAAGGCGCTGGGCACTCGCGAGGCAGTGGCCCAGTTCGGCGCGCAGTTCGCGCTGTTTGGGCAGAGTCTTGCCTCGGCGCTGAGCCTGTCGACCGACCCCGAGCGCAGCGAGGAGCAGCTGGCGCGCGTGCTGCTGCAGCTCGAAGAACTCGAAAGCCGCTTCGGCGAGCATGAGCAGTTTCTGCAGGACATCCTGGCCAAGCGCGAGGAGGTGCTGGAGACCTTCGAGAGCCATCGCCAGGCGCTGCTGGACGAGCGTCAGCGTCGCGCGCAGGGGCTGCACGAAGCCGCGCTGCGCATCTTCGAAGGCCTTGCACGGCGCACCGAGCGGCTGCAAGCGGTCGAGGCCCTGCACGCCTTCTTCGCTGGCGATGCGCTGATTCTCAAGCTGCGGGAGTTGGCAGCGCGCCTGCGCGAGCTGCGCGACAGCGTCAAGGCCGACGACATCGAAGCCCGCATCAAGGCGGCGCGTGATGCCGCCCTGCGCGGCCAGCGCGATCGCAGCGAGCTGTTCGAGGACGGCGGCAACACCATCAAGCTGGGCCCGCGGCACCGCTTCAGCGTCAACACCCAGGCGCTGGATCTGACAATGCTGCCCAGAGGCGGCGAGCTCTGCCTGCATCTCACCGGCACCGAGTACTACGAGCCGCTTGGCGATGAACAGCTGACCCAACTGCGCGCGTTTGCCGAGCACACGCTGGAGTCGGAGTCTGCCCACGTCTGCCGCGCCGAGTACCTCGCCGCCAGCCTGTTCGAGGCCGCGCGCGCCGCCAGCGAAGCTCAGAGTCTCGCGACGCTGCAGGCTGAGCTCGGGAATCTCGATGCGCTGTCGAAGCGCCTGCGCGAGTTCACTGCTTCGCGCTACCGCGAGGGCTACGAGAAGGGCATCCACGATACGGATGCCGCGCGCATTCTCGCCGCCTGGCTGCCGTTGCGGCAGGCCGCCGGCCACTTGATCCATGCGCCGGCAGCACGCGCCCTGGCGGCACTCGCCTGGCAGGCACAGGCCAACAGCGACAGCGCCAGCCTCTGGCCGCTGCGCGCGCGGCAAGCGCGGCAGCTGATCGAGACTTTGGGCCACGCCGCCGCCGGCGAGCGCTTGATGGCCGAGATCGCGCGCGAGGTCGAGCGCTTTCGCGCGGCAGCGGCCATCGAACTCGATGCCACGCTGAGCAGCGACGCCGCGCGCTATCTGGTGGAGGTGCTGGGCGAGGAGCATCCGCAGTTCCTGTTCACTGCGGCCGCGCGACGCCTTGTGCAAGGCTTGAAGGAGCGATTGGCCACCGGCCATCGCTGGGAGGATCTGCAGGCCGCCGCGGAGGCGCTGGCGGCGCGACCGGGCGAGGCCCTGGGGCTGTGGCTGCAGTGGTTCGAAGCCCTGTGCGCCGAACCCGCCTTCGCCGAGCTGGCCCAGCATGCCATCGAGGCCGCCGCACTCATGCGCGTGGAGGCTCAGCTGCCCACGCGGATCAGCGAAGCCGATCTTGCTGTAGAGATCAGCGGCCTGCTGAGCAGCCATCCTCGTATCGAGCAGGGCAGGCTGCGCCTGCGCATCGACGACTTCGAGGCGCGCCTGCGCCGCCATCGCGAGCAGCATCTGCCCGGCTTGCGTGCCTTCCAGGCGCGTCGACACGCGCTGATCGAGGAAGGCCGCGCGCGCCTGCGATTGGCCGAGTTCAAGCCGCGGCCCCTGACCTCGTTCGTGCGCAACAAGCTGATCAGCGAGGTCTACCTGCCCATCATCGGTGACAACCTCGCCAAGCAGATGGGCACGGTGGGCGAGGGCAAGCGCTCGGACCTGATGGGCCTGCTGATGCTGATCAGCCCACCCGGCTACGGCAAAACCACGTTGATGGAGTACGTGGCGCACGCGCTGGGTCTGGTCTTCATGAAGATCAACGGGCCTTCGCTGGGCCACGAAGTGCGCTCGCTGGATCCGACCCAGGCGCCCGATGCAGGAGCGCGGCAAGAGCTGGAGAAGCTCAATCTCGCGCTGGAGATGGGCAGCAACGTGATGCTGTACGTCGACGACATCCAGCACACGCATCCGGAGTTCCTGCAGAAGTTCATCTCGCTCTGCGACGGCACCCGCCGCATCGAGGGTGTCTGGCAAGGCCGCAGCTGCACCTATGACATGCGCGGCAAGAAGTTTTGCGTGGTCATGGCGGGCAACCCGTACACGGAAAGCGGCGAGGTCTTCAAGATCCCGGACATGCTGGCCAACCGCGCCGACGTCTACAACCTGGGCGAGGTGCTGGGCGGCAAGGAGGACGCGTTCCTCTTGAGCTACGTCGAGAACTCCCTGACCGCGCAGCCGGTGCTCGCGCCGCTGGCGACCCGTGATCTCAACGACCTCTACAAACTGGTCGAACGCGCGCAGGGTCGCGAGTTCTCGGCGAACGCGCTCAGCCACAGCTATTCGACGGCTGAGCTCAACGAGCTCACGGCCGTGCTGAAGAACCTGCTGGCGGTGCGCGACATCGTCTACCGGGTCAACCAGGCCTACATCGCCAGCGCCGCCCAGGCCGAGGCCTACCGCACCGAGCCGCCCTTCAAGCTGCAGGGCAGCTACCGCAACATGAACAAGCTGGCCGAGAAGATCTCCTCGGTGATGAATGCAGTCGAGCTGCAGAAGCTCATCGACGACCACTACCTCGGCGAGTCGCAGCTGCTGACCGGCGGCGCCGAGGAGAACCTGCTCAAGCTGGCTGAGATCCGCGGCACCCTGGATTCCGCGCGTGCAGAACGCTGGCAGGCGATCAAGCAGGGCTTCCAGCGCAACAAGGCGCTGGGCGGCGCCGACAGCGACACCGGCACGCGGGTGATCGCGCAGCTGCATGATCTCGTTGCCAGCGTGCAGTCGCTCGGCGCGCAGGCCAGCGCAGTCAAGCCCGCGCAGAGCGCGCCCGAACTGATCCAGCTGCTGCAGCGCATCCTCGACGAGCAGGTGCTGAATCGCACCTTCTCGCGCGATACCGCTGCCGATGCCGCGATGTGGCTGGGTGGCCTGCGCAACGCGCTGGACGTGGGCTTCCGTCCTTTGGTGGAAGCGGTGCAGGCGCGCCAGCAGGGCAGCGAGGCCGAGCGTGAGCAGCTGGCCTCGCTTGTCCAGCAGGTGCAGGCGCTCAACAGAATTCTGGCGGCGCGGAAAAGCTGACGACGGTCCTCGCGGCCGCCCGCGGCGCGCGATCAGCGTGCGCTTGACGCGCACTTCCACGACGCCTAAGGTGCGCGCGTCGAGGTTCTATCGCTTCATGCAGATGAAGCGATTGGATTAATAGGGAAGCCGGTGAGGCATGCGCTCGGGTCTGCATTCATTGAGGCCCAGGCTCAGCACAGTCCGGCACTGCCCCGCAGCGGTAATTGGAAACGAACGCCGTCATCCGCACTGGTCTTCCAGACCGGGAAGCGACGGCCAGTAGGCCCGCGCATCTGCGCCCGTCCATAAGTCCGAAGACCTGCCTCGACCGGAGAGCGCTGCTCTCCGACCGACCCGCGGGCTGTGGGCGCCGCTTGCGCACGCAGTCCGGGTTCGCCCGAGGGGGCGAAGGTCGCACAGCTGCGTTTCGCGCAGGCCCGCAAGGGTCTGCGGTGCTGTCCGCGTGACTCGGGCAGTGCGTGCTCTCACCCTGGCCGCGGCTGGCCTTCGCTCCTCATTGCCCCGTCATTGAGGAGCCACACCATGATGCACATCACCAACCTGGGGTTTCCCCGCATCGGCCGTCGACGCGAGCTCAAGCAGGCCTTGGAGGCCTACTGGAGCGGCGCGTCGGACGCCGCCACCCTGCTCGAAAGCGCTCGCGAACTGCGCCTGCGTCACTGGCAACTGCAAGCGGAGGCCGGCGTGCGCAGTCTGCCGGTCGGCGACTTCTCGCTCTATGACCATGTCCTCGACGCGGCGCTGCTGTTCGATGCCGTGCCGGACAGCCATCGCGCCCTCTACGAAGCCGACCCGCTGCTCGGCTACTTCGCGCTCGCCCGGGGTCTGCAGCGTGACGGCTTCGATCTGCGTGCGCTGGAGATGACCAAGTGGTTCGATACCAACTACCACCACCTGGTGCCCGAGTTGGTCGCGGACCAAGTGTTTCGGCTGCGCCCCGAGCGCTTGCTCCAGCACTGCAGCGAAGCGCGCGTTCTTGGCCTCGAACTGCGTCCGCAGGTGCTGGGCCCGGTCAGCCTGCTGCGTCTATCCAAGACCCTGGACGGCAGCGATCCCCTGGCCCTGCTGCCGCGCCTGCTGCCGCTGTACGCCGAGCTGTTCGAGCGGCTCCGCCAGCAGGGTGTCGACTGGCTGCAGGTGGACGAGCCCTGTCTGGCGCTGGACCTCGACCCCGCGCTGCAGGCGGCCTACGCGCAGGCCTTCGATGCGCTGCGCGCCAGCCCTGGCCCGCGTCTGCTCCTGAACTGTGGGTTCGGCGATCCGCGGCCCGCGCTGCCCTGGATTCGACGCCTTGCGCCTGCCGCGCTGCATGCGGACCTGTCCGCAGGGCTTGCGCCGCTGCCGGAGCTCGTCGACGGCGTGGGCGAGGGCATCCTGGTTGCAGGGGTAGTGTCCGGGCGCAGCGTCTGGCGCAGTGATCTGGATGCGCTGTGTGCGGGCCTGGCCCCGACCTTGAAGGCACGCGGGCCAGAGCGGCTGTGGCTCGCGCCCTCGTGCTCGCTGCTGCACCTGCCCATCAGTCTGGACGACGAACGGCAGCTGCCCGGGGCGCTGCGCAGCTGGTTGTCCTTCGCGCAGGAGAAGCTCGGCGAGCTGAACCTTTTGGGCCAGGCCCTGAGCGCGCCGGAAGATGCGCATGCGCTGCTGGCGCCGCAGCGCGCAGCGCTGGCGGATCGTCGAGTTTCCAGCCTGGTACACAGGCGCGACGTGCAGCAACGCGTGCTGGCACTGGATGTCGAACAGGCGGTCGAGCGCGCGCCCTTGGCGGAGCGTCGGCGCCTGCAGCAGCAGCGGCTGGCGCTGCCCCTGCTGCCCACCACCACGATCGGTTCGTTTCCCCAGACCCGTGAGATTCGCCGGCTGCGAGTGGACCTGCGTGCCGGGCGAATCAGCCCAGGCGAGTACGCCGCGCAGCTCGCAGCCGCGACGGAGGCCTGCGTGCGTGAGCAGGAGTCGATCGGCCTCGATGTGCTGGTGCACGGTGAGTTCGAGCGCAACGACATGGTCGAGTATTTCGGGGAGCAGCTGGCGGGCTTCGCCTTCACCCGCCACGCTTGGGTGCAGAGTTACGGCTCGCGCTGCGTCAAGCCTCCCATCCTGTTCGGAGACGTCGAGCGCGCGTCGCCGATGACGGTCGATGCGGCAGTGGCCGCGCAGGCCTTGAGCACGAAGCCGCTGAAGGGCATGCTCACCGGGCCCGTGACCATGCTGCAGTGGTCCTTTGTTCGCGATGACCAGCCGCGCGAGCAGACCTGCCTGCAGCTGGCGCTGGCGCTGCGCGATGAGGTGGACGATCTGCAGAGCGCCGGCATCGGCATCATCCAGATCGATGAGCCTGCGCTTCGCGAGGGGCTGCCACTGCGTCGCGCGGAGCGCGCCGACTACCTGCGCTGGGCGGTGCAGTGCTTCCGCCTGAGCGCAGGCGTGGCCCGGCCCGAAACCCAGATCCACAGCCACATGTGCTACTCCGAGTTCAACGACATCATCGAGTCGGTCGCGGCGATGGACGCCGATGTGGTGTCGATCGAAGCCAGTCGTTCGCGGATGGAGCTTCTGGATGCGTTCGTGCAGTTCCGCTATCCGGCGGCGTTGGGTCCCGGCGTGTATGACATTCACTCGCCGCGCGTGCCGCACGCGGGGGAGATGCGCGAGCTGCTGCAGCGTGCGCTGCAGGTGGTGCCGGCACAGCAGCTGTGGGTCAATCCGGACTGCGGCCTGAAGACTCGCGACTGGCCCGAAACGCGCGCTGCACTGGCGGCCATGGTCGCTGTGGCGGCGGCCCTGCGCGTCGACCTCGAACGGTGCGAGACACCTGTGAGCTGATAGATGACCGAAACCTCCGGCGTGCCGCGCACCTTGGCGGGCGCGCGGCATGCCGGAGCCTGCGCCCCGAGCTCTCACGTCCCCGCACTCAGCGCAGCGAACCCGCAGTCACCCGGCGAGGACCTCGCGCCGCTGGCTCGCCGAGGACAAATTCAATCCGCGCGCGCTGATGCGCTCACCTCTGGCCGCGGACGACGTGCGCCGACGGCACGTGGTTTGCAAGCAGCGGCGGCCGAGCGTAGTGAGTGCGAACTCTTTCAGCATCGACGATATCGGCGGCGGGCGCCTGCGGGCGCGGTTTCGGCAGTGGAGCCCTTCTGGACGCGACGGCAGTGGCGACTTTCGTGAGCGGCATTCTGCGTCTTCAGCCGTTCGCGCGGATTCCTGTCGCGGCGCTTGCCGTCCTCCTCTGCGTCCTCTGTGCTGGTTTGACGCAGCGTGTCGCTGCTGCGAATCACGCGCCGCCGCGCGCCGCCCTCTCCGAGTACTACGCCGAACGCTGGGGTGGACGCGAGGGCCTGCCGCACAACCTGGTTTCGGGCATCGTCCAGGATCGCGCGGGCTTTCTCTGGATGTCGACGCTGGAGGGCGCGGTGCGCTACAGCGGACGCGAGTTCCGCGTGTTCGACGCGGGCAGCTTGCCTGGATTGCGCGGCAACGCCATCCGCGCGGTGGCTGTGGATGCTGAAGGTCGCATCCTGCTCGCCACGACCCGCGACGGTATCGCACGCGGCGATGCTCAGGGCTGGGAGTTTCTGCGTCCCAACGGTCAGACGATTGTCGACGCCATCATCAGCGTGGCGCCTGGCGCCGCAGGGCGGGTATGGGCCGGCGGCGAGAACTCCGGCGTGTTCCGCTTCGATGCTGACGGCACCCAACGTCAGTTCACCACGGAGCAGGGCCTGCCCAGCAGCTATGTGAACTCGCTGGTCGAAGACGCGCACGGCCGTCTGTGGGTGGGGACGACGCGTGGGCTTGCGTGGATCGACGGCGATCAGGTCATCCTGCCCGCGGCGGATTCGGGGCTGCATGCCGGCACGGTTCTGGCGGTGCTGCCGCTCGCCGGGGGCGGCGCGCTGATCGGCACCGATCGCGGGGTACTTCGGAGCGATGCGGGCGGGCGCTTCGCGCCATTGTCCGAACGCTTGCCGCTGGACCAGGTCACCCGGCTGCTGCTGGATGGGCGCGGCGATCTGTGGATCGGCACCACCAGTCACGGCCTCTTGCGCATGAGCGCGCCGCTGGGGCCCGACGCCAAGATCGAGCGGCTGGACACCGCGGATGGCCTGCCCAACAGCCGCGTCTCCGCGCTGCTTGAGGACCGTGAGGGCAGCCTCTGGGTCGGCACCAACGGCGGTCTGTTCCGGCTGCGCCTGCCGCCCGTGCGGGTGCTGTCGCGCCGACAGGGGCTGTCCACGCCCTATGTGCGCGCGGTGGCTGAATCCGCCGATGGCGCCCTATGGGCCGGCACCAGCTCCGGGCTGTTCCGGATCGGCAGCGAAGGCGTGCGGCGCTTCGGCCAGGCCGAGGGCCTTCCCATGGAGTCGGTGCTGAGCCTGCTGGCCGAAGCGGACGGGGGGCTCTGGATCGGCACCGCTGCAGGCGGCCTCGCGCGCTGGGACGGCGAGCGCATCCGCGTGGAGGCGAGCCGCGCCTCCGGGCTCGCCGGGGATCAGGTTCGGGCGATCCTGCGCGCCTCGGACGGCGCACTCTGGGTGGGCACCACGCTCGGGCTGTCTGAACTGCGCGATGGCGCGATCCGCAACTGGACCGTCGCCGAGGGCTTGCCGCGCGATTTCGTCATCGCTCTGCACGAGGACGCGCGCGGTCGCATCTTCATCGGCACGTCGAACGGCGCCGCCATGATCGAGTCCGGACGTCTGGTCCAACTGCAGCTCGGGCAGGAGCCCTACAAGGACATCTTCGACTTCCACGAAAGCGCCGACGGCTCGGTGTGGATGGCGACGGACCTCGGCCTTCTGCGCTGGCGCGAAGGGCCGAGCGGGCGGGTGGGGCGCTCGGCCGGAGTCCCGGTCGATGCGGTGTTCCAGATTGTTCCGGATGCGTTCGGCGGCTGGTGGCTGACCAGCAACCGCGGTCTGTATCGGATCGAGACCGCGGCGGCAGAGGCCGTCGCAGATGGCCAGCGCCAGACGCTGCCGGTGCGTCACTTCAACGAGAGCGACGGCATGGAAAGCGCCCAGTGCAATGGCGCCGCGGGCCCTGCCGCGCTCGCGCGCAGGGACGGCCGTCTGTGGTTCGGTACGGCCAGCGGGCTGGCGATCGTGGATCCGCCCAGCGTGCTGCTGGCGCTCGCGCCGCCGGTGCCGACCCGGATTAAAGCGCTGCGGGTCGACGAGCGCAGTCTGGCGCTGGGCGAGGTCGTACGGATACCGGCCGGCAGCCGACGCATCGAGATCGATCTGGTGGGCATGAGCCTGCAGATGCCCGAGCGCATCCAGTTCCGCTATCGCTTGCGCGGATTCGATCCTGCGTGGATCGAGGTCGGCAACCGCGACAGCGTGCAGTTCACGGCGCTAGCGCCGGGCCGCTACAGGTTCGAGGCGGCCGCAAGGAACCCCGGCGGCCGCTGGAGCGCGCCGGCCCCGCTGGTGCTTGAGATCGCCCCGCGCTGGTGGCAGCGCACGTGGGTGCGGGCGGTGCTCGCCCTGCTGACGCTGCTCGCTGTCGTCGCAGCGGTGCAGCTTCGCCTCGCACAGCTGCAGCGCGCGCAGATCCGGCTGCAGCGCCTGGTGGAAGAGAAGACGGCGGCCCTTGCCGCCAAAGCCCAGGCCCTGGCGCAGCTGGCGCAGGAGCGCGGGCAGCTGGCGGATCGCCTGCAGCTGCAGGCGCAGGCGTTCGAGCGCCAAGCGAGCGAGGACTACCTCACCGGCCTGTTCAACCGGCGCGCGTTCGATGCCCTGCTGGCAGACAGCTTCGCGGCCGCCCAGCGCAGCGGCGAGCCCCTATGCCTTGCCCTCATCGACATCGACTTCTTCAAGCGCATCAATGACCAGTGTTCGCACGCCGCTGGCGATGCAGCGCTGCGCGATGTCGCCCTGCTGATCCGCGAGCGGATGCGCGGCTGGGACATCGCCTCGCGCTGGGGTGGCGAGGAGTTCGCCGTGCTGCTGCCGAAGGCGGGGTTGGAGGAGGCGAGGCGCGTGTGCGAGCAGCTGCGGAGCGCGATCGAGTGCCACGACTTCGGCATGCTGCAGCCGGGGCTCCGTGTCACGGTGAGCATCGGGCTGGCTTCGTATGCCGGGCTGGATCACCACGAGCGTCTGATCCAGCGGGCGGATGAAGCGCTCTACCGGGCGAAGGCCTCAGGGCGCAACCGCATCGAGAGTTGAACCGCTCGATCTGCGAAACAGCGGGGCTCCCGCGTATCATTCGCCGCTTTCCGGCGCCCCCGCCTGGCCACCCCCCGAGTCCATGAGCACGCCCAGCCACAGCCCCATCCCCGCCCGCATGCGCGGCCTGAATCGCGCCGAGATCTGCGACCAGAACTTCATCGAATTTGTGCGCGACTGGCGCGGCGGCGTGCAGCCTGCATCCGGCGGCGAGCCGGTGATGCCGGGCAGCGCGCTCAGCGCGGCGGCCTTCGATGAGCTGCTGAAGTCGCAGCTGATCAGCCGGCATCTGGACCTGATGGCGCGGGTGCTGCGGGTGCAGAACAAGGTGTTCTACACCATCGGCAGCAGCGGCCACGAAGGCAATGCGATGGTGGCCCGCGCCGCGCGCCACACCGATCCGGCCTTCCTGCACTACCGCAGCGGCGGCTTCATGGCCGAGCGCTTCCGCAAGCTGCCCGGCACTGATGGGAAACCACGCGATCCGATCATGGATTCGGCGCTGAGTTTTGCCGCCAGCAAGGACGACCCGGCCTCGGGCGGCCGCCACAAGGTCTGGGGCTCGAAGCCGCTGTGGGTGCTGCCGCAGACCTCGACCATCGCCAGTCACCTGCCCAAGGCCCTGGGCACAGCGATCGCGATTGAACAGGCCAAGCGCATCGGCCACGCCCTGCCGATCCCGGACGACAGCATCGCGATCTGTTCCTTTGGCGATGCGTCCAGCAACCATGCCACCGCGCAGACGGCCTTCAACGCGGCCGCCTGGACGGCGTATCAGGGCCTGCCAGCGCCGGTGCTGTTCGTCTGCGAGGACAACGGCATCGGCATCTCGGTGAAAACGCCGCGCGACTGGGTGCGCGCGAACTTTGAAGGCCGCCGCGATCTCGACTATTTCTACGCCGACGGCCTCGACCTGGCCCACGGCTGGGCCGACGTGCAGCGCGCCGTCGAGCACTGCCGGCGCACGCGCCGCCCGACCTTCCTGCACCTGCGCACCACCCGCATCATGGGCCACGCCGGCACCGACTTCGAGATCGAGTGGCGCTCGATCGAAGAGCTGGTGCAGGTCGAAGCCACCGACCCGCTGCTGAAGTCGGCCGACATCGCGCTGCGCTCGGGCCTGTACACCGCCGACAGCCTGCTGGCGCTGTACGAGGACACGCGCAAGCGCTGCTTCGCTGCCGCCGAAGACGCCGACCGGCGCCCGCGCCTGTCGACGCTCGAGGACGTCATGGCGCCGCTGGCGCCCTACACGCCGGACAAGGTGCTGGCCGAAGCTGCGCGTGCCGACTACACCGACGCGCGTCTCAAGGTGTTCGGCGGCGAAGACAAGCTGCCCGAGAAGCAGGCGCCCAAGCATCTGGCCATCCAGATCAACCAGGCCCTGCACGACCTGCTGGCCAAGTACCCGGAGAGCCTGCTGTTCGGCGAAGACGTCGCGCTGAAGGGCGGCGTCTACACGGTGACCAAGGGCTTGTTCAAGACCTTCTCGGGCAAGCGCGTGTTCAACACCCTGCTCGACGAGACCATGATCCTTGGCCTCGCCCAGGGCTACGCCAACATGGGCATGCTGCCGATCCCGGAGATCCAGTACCTGGCCTACTTCCACAACGCCTGCGACCAGATCCGCGGCGAGGCGGCCAGCCTGCAGTTCTTCTCGAACGGCCAGTATCGCAACCCGATGGTGATGCGCATCGCCTCGCTCGGCTATCAGCGCGGCTTCGGCGGCCACTTCCACAACGACAACTCGATCACCGCCCTGCGCGACATCCCGGGCCTCGTGGTGGCCTGCCCCTCGCGCGGCGACGATGCGGCGATGATGCTGCGCACCCTGATGGCGCTGGCCAAGGTCGACGGCCGGGTCTGCGCCTTCCTGGAGCCGATCGCGCTGTACATGGCCAAGGACCTGCACGCCCCCGGCGACGGCGGCTGGCTCACCCAGTACCCCGCGCCCGATCAGGCGATCCCGCTGGGCGAGGGCAGGGTGTATGCGCCCGAGGACGGCAGCACCGGCGATGACCTCGTCGTGTTCACCTTCGGCAACGCCGTGCCCATGTGCCTGCGCGCCCAGCGCGCGTGGGAGGAGCAGCTCGGCTGGAGCACCCGAGTCGTCGACCTGCGCTGGCTGCAGCCGCTCAACGAAGGTTTCATCGCCGAACAGGCGAAGTCGGCCAAGCGCATCCTCGTGGTGGATGAAGGCCGACGCTCGGCTGGCGTGGGCGAGGGCATCATCACCGCCATCGTCGAAGCCGGCTTCGGCGCCACGCCGCTGAAGCGCGTGGTCGGCGCCGACACCTTCACCCCGCTCGCCGGCGCGGCCTTCCTCGTGCTGCCCGGCGATGAGGAAATCATCGCAGCCGGTGGCGCGCTCGGCTGAGGCCGAGAAAGGAGCCCATAGGGTGGGTCTTGACCCACCGAAGCTCCACGCTCGTCTCGGTCCACGCCTGCATTCCGCCAATCGGCGGCCAAGCGAAGCCACCCCCAAGCGGAGGCGAACACGCGTCGCGCTCGCAGGATCGCTCAGCGACGCGCCGGCACGCGGAACCTTAGCGGGGATCCACAGCGTCCTGCAGCCAGGCCCGTGCGCGTACCCAATCGCGCTGCACGGTGCGCACGTCCACGCCGAGCTGGGCGGCGACGCCGGCACTGTCCAGCCCGGCGAACACCCGCAGCTCGATGACCTGGGCCAGCCGCGGATCGTGGGCGTCGAGCGCGCGCAAGGCTTGCTCCAGCGCGAGCAGGGCATCGGGATCGGCGCGTTCTGCGCAGTCAAGCTCGTCGATGTCGAGCTTGTGGCCGCTGCGCTTGGCGGTGGCGCGGGCGCGGCAGTAGTCGATCAGCACGTGGCGCATCGTTCGCGTCCACAGCGACAGCAGGTGCGAATCATCGCGAACGTCCAGACGGCCCGCGACAGCGAAACGCAGATAGGCTTCGTGCACCAGCACCGTGGCCGACAGGGTGGCAGGCGAGGGCGTCTGACCGAGCTGGCGACCGGCGATCCGCTTCAGGCGACTGTAGAGATCGGACAGCGGCTCAGCAAAAGCTGCGGCGGGGGTGATGGACATGGCGAACTCCAGGACTGAAAGGCAGAGGCAACAGCCGGCCTCCGACTTGTAAGTCGTCATCGCGAGCCGATGCCCGCCACCGCCGAAGCTCACAAGCCACTGCGCGTCCATAGAGCCGATCTGGTTCGGTTGAAGCCTTGGGGCGGGCGAGACCTGAAGAGCAGCGAAGCAAGCTCCGCTGTACAGGAAGCGAAGCCTCGGCAGAAAACTTCGCGCCTGCTTGCCCGAAAGCTTGCCGAATCGACACCCAGCCATTGCAGGTCTCGCTCACCCCGGAACGCAGGGCAGATGGAAATGTGCGGATGCATGGCGGGTTTCGCCGCGGGGCGGCGACTCTATGCATCAGGGCGCCCGGACAGACTCGGGCACCCCATCGATTGGCGCAAGCCTGCGGGGTTCGCCCCTTCCCATGTAGACGGAGACACTCATGACTGCAATCGCCCAACCCCGCCGCGCCCTTGCGCTCGCCCTGGTCACCGCGCTTGGCGCCTCTGCCCCGGCCGACCCGGCAGCTGCCCAAGCCGCGGTGACGAGCTTTCAGGTGATAAGGCTGAACTACGCGCCCGCCCAGCCCACCCCCGGCCTGGACTTGCGCCCGGGAAGCTATTTGCTGCAGCTGCAGGGCTCGTCGACAGGAGGCTACGAGGGCCAGCTGCGAGGGCCCCGCAACGAGATCATCGCGGAGCGCATTGTTC
This region includes:
- a CDS encoding diguanylate cyclase; this translates as MTQRVAAANHAPPRAALSEYYAERWGGREGLPHNLVSGIVQDRAGFLWMSTLEGAVRYSGREFRVFDAGSLPGLRGNAIRAVAVDAEGRILLATTRDGIARGDAQGWEFLRPNGQTIVDAIISVAPGAAGRVWAGGENSGVFRFDADGTQRQFTTEQGLPSSYVNSLVEDAHGRLWVGTTRGLAWIDGDQVILPAADSGLHAGTVLAVLPLAGGGALIGTDRGVLRSDAGGRFAPLSERLPLDQVTRLLLDGRGDLWIGTTSHGLLRMSAPLGPDAKIERLDTADGLPNSRVSALLEDREGSLWVGTNGGLFRLRLPPVRVLSRRQGLSTPYVRAVAESADGALWAGTSSGLFRIGSEGVRRFGQAEGLPMESVLSLLAEADGGLWIGTAAGGLARWDGERIRVEASRASGLAGDQVRAILRASDGALWVGTTLGLSELRDGAIRNWTVAEGLPRDFVIALHEDARGRIFIGTSNGAAMIESGRLVQLQLGQEPYKDIFDFHESADGSVWMATDLGLLRWREGPSGRVGRSAGVPVDAVFQIVPDAFGGWWLTSNRGLYRIETAAAEAVADGQRQTLPVRHFNESDGMESAQCNGAAGPAALARRDGRLWFGTASGLAIVDPPSVLLALAPPVPTRIKALRVDERSLALGEVVRIPAGSRRIEIDLVGMSLQMPERIQFRYRLRGFDPAWIEVGNRDSVQFTALAPGRYRFEAAARNPGGRWSAPAPLVLEIAPRWWQRTWVRAVLALLTLLAVVAAVQLRLAQLQRAQIRLQRLVEEKTAALAAKAQALAQLAQERGQLADRLQLQAQAFERQASEDYLTGLFNRRAFDALLADSFAAAQRSGEPLCLALIDIDFFKRINDQCSHAAGDAALRDVALLIRERMRGWDIASRWGGEEFAVLLPKAGLEEARRVCEQLRSAIECHDFGMLQPGLRVTVSIGLASYAGLDHHERLIQRADEALYRAKASGRNRIES
- a CDS encoding MFS transporter — translated: MSTPSHSPIPARMRGLNRAEICDQNFIEFVRDWRGGVQPASGGEPVMPGSALSAAAFDELLKSQLISRHLDLMARVLRVQNKVFYTIGSSGHEGNAMVARAARHTDPAFLHYRSGGFMAERFRKLPGTDGKPRDPIMDSALSFAASKDDPASGGRHKVWGSKPLWVLPQTSTIASHLPKALGTAIAIEQAKRIGHALPIPDDSIAICSFGDASSNHATAQTAFNAAAWTAYQGLPAPVLFVCEDNGIGISVKTPRDWVRANFEGRRDLDYFYADGLDLAHGWADVQRAVEHCRRTRRPTFLHLRTTRIMGHAGTDFEIEWRSIEELVQVEATDPLLKSADIALRSGLYTADSLLALYEDTRKRCFAAAEDADRRPRLSTLEDVMAPLAPYTPDKVLAEAARADYTDARLKVFGGEDKLPEKQAPKHLAIQINQALHDLLAKYPESLLFGEDVALKGGVYTVTKGLFKTFSGKRVFNTLLDETMILGLAQGYANMGMLPIPEIQYLAYFHNACDQIRGEAASLQFFSNGQYRNPMVMRIASLGYQRGFGGHFHNDNSITALRDIPGLVVACPSRGDDAAMMLRTLMALAKVDGRVCAFLEPIALYMAKDLHAPGDGGWLTQYPAPDQAIPLGEGRVYAPEDGSTGDDLVVFTFGNAVPMCLRAQRAWEEQLGWSTRVVDLRWLQPLNEGFIAEQAKSAKRILVVDEGRRSAGVGEGIITAIVEAGFGATPLKRVVGADTFTPLAGAAFLVLPGDEEIIAAGGALG
- a CDS encoding sigma-70 family RNA polymerase sigma factor, encoding MSITPAAAFAEPLSDLYSRLKRIAGRQLGQTPSPATLSATVLVHEAYLRFAVAGRLDVRDDSHLLSLWTRTMRHVLIDYCRARATAKRSGHKLDIDELDCAERADPDALLALEQALRALDAHDPRLAQVIELRVFAGLDSAGVAAQLGVDVRTVQRDWVRARAWLQDAVDPR